The Thermanaerovibrio acidaminovorans DSM 6589 genome contains a region encoding:
- a CDS encoding metal ABC transporter substrate-binding protein — translation MTSVRRALTLMAALFWLVVLASPGLSAPVTVICPVEPLSHLARLIGGDRIRVVTLIPRGADPHSFEMRPSHAKAVSEARGALRLGLPLEDRLLPKMRQRGVRIFQLKFDPLYDGHRHLDPHAWTSVRNGMSMARSMAEAFAELDPAGAKAYRASLSNVLSRMRDLDRRMGDDLSPFKGRGILSYHPSWNYLCQERGLVPLSVEVHGSEAGPRHISRLKDRISREDIKVMFVEPSKAGKSAASAARALGVSLVELDPMGDDWFAMMEGALAAFRSALSGR, via the coding sequence GTGACGTCCGTGAGGCGAGCGTTGACCCTGATGGCTGCCCTTTTTTGGCTTGTGGTCCTAGCGTCGCCGGGGCTATCCGCTCCGGTGACGGTTATCTGTCCGGTGGAACCCCTGTCGCACCTGGCCAGGCTCATCGGAGGTGATCGGATCCGGGTGGTTACCTTGATCCCCCGGGGGGCGGATCCTCACTCGTTCGAGATGCGTCCCAGCCACGCCAAGGCGGTGTCGGAGGCCCGGGGGGCCCTGAGGCTCGGTCTTCCCCTGGAGGACCGGCTGCTTCCCAAGATGAGGCAGCGGGGGGTGAGGATATTCCAGCTCAAGTTCGACCCCCTGTACGACGGGCATCGGCACCTGGACCCCCACGCCTGGACGTCGGTAAGGAACGGCATGTCCATGGCCCGGTCCATGGCGGAGGCCTTCGCCGAGTTGGACCCGGCGGGGGCCAAGGCCTACCGGGCTAGCCTCTCCAACGTGCTTTCCCGGATGAGGGACCTGGATCGGCGGATGGGGGATGACCTCTCCCCCTTCAAGGGGAGGGGTATCCTCTCGTACCACCCCTCGTGGAACTACCTCTGCCAGGAGAGGGGGCTGGTGCCCCTCTCGGTGGAGGTCCACGGCTCCGAGGCAGGGCCCAGGCACATTAGCCGTCTCAAGGACCGGATCTCCCGGGAGGACATAAAGGTCATGTTCGTGGAGCCCTCCAAGGCGGGCAAGTCCGCCGCCTCCGCCGCCAGGGCCCTGGGGGTGTCCCTGGTGGAACTGGACCCCATGGGGGACGACTGGTTCGCCATGATGGAGGGCGCATTGGCGGCGTTCCGCTCCGCCCTGTCGGGGAGGTGA
- a CDS encoding precorrin-8X methylmutase translates to MERKGGGALSLSYDRDPISIERQSLSLIRQVLQSYSISPDLMPVAERVVHAGADFSLANLVCATPGWLSAARERLTRQRILCDVDMVRSGLSRNLLRQLGLEPVCLIHQECTADASRRMGITRAMASVDAALEMGIRLFAFGNAPTGLFRLMERGDPGGVDLIFAFPVGFVGAAESKELALGWGAPCVALRGPRGGSNLCAAAVNAVMRLCGGTKG, encoded by the coding sequence ATCGAAAGGAAGGGGGGAGGTGCGCTGTCTCTCTCGTACGACCGGGATCCCATATCCATCGAGAGGCAAAGTCTTAGCCTAATCCGTCAGGTCCTCCAATCATACTCCATATCCCCGGATCTCATGCCCGTGGCAGAGCGGGTGGTCCATGCGGGGGCGGACTTTTCACTGGCCAACCTGGTGTGCGCCACCCCGGGGTGGCTCTCCGCCGCCCGGGAGCGTCTCACCCGCCAGCGGATCCTCTGCGACGTGGACATGGTGCGCTCCGGCCTGTCCAGGAACCTGCTACGCCAGCTGGGTCTGGAGCCCGTGTGCCTGATACACCAGGAATGCACCGCCGACGCCAGCCGCCGGATGGGTATCACCCGGGCCATGGCCTCGGTGGACGCCGCTCTGGAGATGGGTATCCGCCTCTTCGCCTTCGGCAACGCCCCAACGGGGCTGTTTCGTCTCATGGAGAGGGGGGATCCCGGCGGGGTGGACCTGATCTTCGCCTTCCCGGTGGGTTTCGTGGGGGCGGCGGAGAGCAAGGAGCTGGCCCTAGGCTGGGGGGCCCCCTGCGTGGCCCTCAGGGGCCCCAGGGGGGGATCCAACCTCTGCGCCGCGGCGGTCAACGCGGTGATGAGGCTCTGCGGGGGGACCAAGGGTTAG
- a CDS encoding sirohydrochlorin cobaltochelatase translates to MRSLLRFAALGLTLALSLLSPLVGGIALASEAKTQRNAILVVAFGSSMREGQRAINAVVSSVKGAFPGTEVRLAYTSRIIMRKLAKEGQHFDDPLVALSKLHAEGFTHVAVLSTHVIPGEEYEDLSAIVGAFNYMRDHGSKSGFEAIALSRPLLWSPEDFDKMAAILNRAYGKDRTRAVVFMGHGSPHPAEGAYARLQTVSLRTNPNFVFGTVEGTPSLDDVVSTLKHGKFKRALLVPFMLVAGDHAHNDMAGPEDESWKSVLSKEGIRVDVHLAGLGENPEVRALLVEHLREAAKEAGF, encoded by the coding sequence GTGAGGAGTTTATTGAGGTTCGCGGCGTTGGGGCTGACGTTGGCGTTGAGCCTTCTCTCGCCCTTGGTGGGGGGTATCGCCCTGGCTTCGGAGGCTAAGACCCAGCGGAACGCCATCCTGGTGGTTGCCTTCGGCAGCTCCATGCGGGAGGGCCAGCGGGCCATAAACGCGGTGGTGAGCTCCGTGAAGGGTGCCTTCCCAGGGACGGAGGTCCGGCTGGCGTACACCAGCCGCATAATAATGCGGAAGCTTGCCAAGGAGGGTCAGCACTTCGACGATCCCCTGGTGGCCCTATCCAAGCTCCACGCGGAGGGCTTCACCCACGTGGCGGTGCTCTCCACCCACGTGATCCCCGGGGAGGAGTATGAGGACCTGTCCGCCATCGTGGGGGCCTTCAACTACATGAGGGACCACGGGTCCAAGAGCGGCTTCGAGGCCATAGCCCTGAGCCGGCCGCTCCTCTGGTCCCCGGAGGATTTCGATAAGATGGCGGCTATCCTCAACCGGGCATACGGTAAGGACAGGACCCGGGCGGTGGTGTTCATGGGGCACGGGTCCCCCCACCCGGCGGAGGGGGCCTACGCCCGGCTCCAGACCGTGAGCCTGAGGACCAACCCCAACTTCGTCTTCGGCACCGTGGAGGGGACCCCGTCGCTGGACGACGTGGTGTCCACCCTCAAGCACGGGAAGTTCAAGCGGGCGCTGCTGGTGCCCTTCATGCTGGTGGCGGGGGACCACGCCCACAACGACATGGCGGGCCCGGAGGATGAGTCCTGGAAGAGCGTGCTCTCCAAGGAGGGCATAAGGGTGGACGTCCACCTGGCGGGGCTCGGGGAGAACCCGGAGGTCCGGGCCCTTCTCGTGGAGCACCTGCGGGAGGCGGCCAAGGAGGCGGGCTTCTAG
- the speE gene encoding polyamine aminopropyltransferase yields the protein MEVRPKRLNEMWLFEEQTHNMKLGLRITQVLRNIKTQYQDLLVVDTPEYGKVMVLDGAIQVTERDEFCYHEMMAHLALCSHPNPERVLIVGGGDGGTLREVLRHDSVKEAFLVDIDQEVIRAARDFFPTLSCAMDDPRARVLPMDALKFIEDNRESFDVVIVDSTDPVEFAAGLFEAPFYANVHRSLKEDGFIVCQTESPFSDPHVVAGAIQDLRKVFPVVKLAVGFMPTYPTGFWTYGIGTKGLDPAEVRRPAPEGTRYYSHEIHRAAFVLPPFLKSMIG from the coding sequence ATGGAAGTGAGGCCCAAGAGGCTTAACGAGATGTGGCTTTTCGAGGAGCAGACCCACAACATGAAGCTGGGGCTCAGGATCACCCAGGTGCTCAGGAACATCAAGACCCAGTACCAGGACCTGCTGGTGGTGGACACCCCCGAGTACGGCAAGGTGATGGTCCTGGACGGGGCCATCCAGGTTACCGAGAGGGACGAGTTCTGCTATCACGAGATGATGGCCCACCTGGCGCTGTGCTCCCACCCTAACCCGGAGCGGGTGCTCATCGTGGGGGGGGGTGACGGGGGCACCCTCCGGGAGGTGCTGCGCCACGACTCGGTGAAGGAGGCCTTCCTGGTGGACATAGACCAGGAGGTTATCCGGGCCGCCCGGGACTTCTTCCCCACCCTGAGCTGCGCCATGGACGATCCCAGGGCCCGGGTGCTCCCCATGGACGCCCTCAAGTTCATCGAGGACAACCGGGAGTCCTTCGACGTGGTGATCGTTGACAGCACCGACCCGGTGGAGTTCGCCGCCGGGCTCTTCGAGGCCCCCTTCTACGCCAACGTCCACCGGTCCCTCAAGGAGGACGGGTTCATCGTCTGCCAGACCGAGTCCCCCTTCTCGGACCCCCACGTGGTTGCTGGCGCCATCCAGGACCTCAGGAAGGTCTTCCCGGTGGTGAAGCTGGCGGTGGGCTTCATGCCCACCTACCCTACCGGCTTCTGGACCTACGGCATAGGCACCAAGGGGCTGGACCCCGCGGAGGTCCGCCGACCCGCCCCGGAGGGGACCCGGTATTACTCCCACGAGATCCACCGGGCCGCCTTCGTGCTGCCCCCGTTCCTCAAGTCCATGATAGGCTAG
- a CDS encoding ZIP family metal transporter, with protein MELHLWFQYLGPVTQALLGGVLTWGLTALGAAMAFLGANPSRKLMDLMLGFAGGVMIAASFWSLLAPAIEISGELGMVEWLPPAVGFILGAVFLRLLDLVLPHLHPALKGAKPEGIRAHLMKTTLLVLAITLHNIPEGLAFGVAFGAAGLSPSATLSGAVALTLGIGLQNLPEGLAVAFPLRKAGFSRGKAFFFGQLSAVVEPLFAMLGAAAVEFVRVGLPYALSFAAGAMIYVVVEEVIPESQSEDNGDLATMGLILGFTCMMILDVALG; from the coding sequence ATGGAGCTCCACCTCTGGTTCCAATACCTGGGGCCGGTAACCCAGGCCCTGCTGGGGGGGGTGCTCACCTGGGGGCTCACCGCCCTGGGGGCCGCCATGGCGTTCCTGGGGGCTAACCCCTCCAGGAAGCTGATGGATCTGATGCTTGGCTTCGCCGGGGGAGTGATGATCGCCGCCAGCTTCTGGTCGTTGTTGGCCCCTGCCATAGAGATATCCGGGGAGCTTGGGATGGTGGAATGGCTGCCGCCGGCGGTGGGGTTCATCCTTGGGGCGGTGTTCCTTCGGCTCCTGGACCTGGTGCTCCCCCACCTTCACCCGGCCCTCAAGGGGGCCAAGCCGGAGGGGATAAGGGCCCACCTGATGAAGACCACCCTGTTGGTGCTGGCCATAACGCTTCACAACATACCCGAGGGTCTGGCCTTCGGGGTGGCCTTCGGCGCCGCGGGGCTCTCCCCCTCCGCCACCCTCTCCGGCGCAGTGGCCCTCACGCTGGGGATAGGGCTTCAGAACCTGCCCGAGGGGCTTGCGGTGGCGTTCCCGCTACGGAAGGCGGGGTTCTCCCGGGGGAAGGCGTTCTTCTTCGGCCAGCTTTCCGCGGTGGTGGAGCCCCTGTTCGCCATGCTGGGGGCCGCGGCGGTGGAATTCGTGCGGGTGGGGCTCCCCTACGCCCTGTCGTTCGCCGCCGGGGCCATGATCTACGTGGTGGTGGAGGAGGTGATCCCCGAGTCCCAGTCGGAGGACAACGGGGACCTGGCCACCATGGGGCTCATCCTTGGGTTCACCTGCATGATGATCCTTGACGTGGCGCTGGGTTAG
- a CDS encoding ABC transporter substrate-binding protein, giving the protein MPKLRLPKLGMNPRLLRHVLGGLLVLSLVFMAWRLMGPKDVVVALWFEDKGGGAALSREVQQSTLFALEYFNLARRGWGYRLRPLVVTGKDDREALEAIRGANASAVICGATSGFVARILPLLNQAKVPAIATNANAPSLAVEGDVLYRYSGPSGALEAGELARDLGGFQRYLAVIDGSNSVYSRGQLEGFAKGLGRDPVRVMEGDPGVMFERFRKELMVGDYDGLYLALPAYYTGIYLNMAWSLRDMGAVTSGWGVSSVSAALAGPNGTAWSVVFSPVELDMGHPFLRFLKGRIAGLPVLPALDSAYGAVSMLADALSSGGPGPQGVLRGLQGLRTVRALRGDYPLDAAGDAMLPLHRVILEDGVWRDRGGAGR; this is encoded by the coding sequence GTGCCCAAGCTCAGGCTTCCAAAGCTTGGAATGAACCCCCGGTTGCTCCGCCACGTCCTGGGGGGGCTACTGGTTCTGTCGCTCGTCTTCATGGCCTGGCGCCTAATGGGCCCAAAGGACGTGGTGGTGGCCCTTTGGTTCGAGGACAAGGGGGGAGGGGCCGCCCTTTCCAGGGAGGTGCAGCAGTCCACCCTGTTCGCCCTGGAGTACTTCAACCTGGCCCGGCGGGGCTGGGGCTACCGGCTGAGGCCCCTGGTGGTCACCGGAAAGGATGACCGAGAGGCGTTGGAGGCCATAAGGGGCGCCAACGCGTCGGCGGTGATTTGCGGCGCCACGTCCGGGTTCGTGGCCCGGATCCTCCCGCTCCTGAACCAGGCCAAGGTGCCCGCCATAGCCACCAACGCCAACGCCCCCTCGCTGGCGGTGGAGGGGGACGTGCTCTACCGGTACTCGGGCCCCTCCGGGGCCCTGGAGGCGGGGGAACTGGCTCGGGATCTGGGGGGCTTTCAGCGGTACCTGGCGGTGATCGACGGGAGCAACTCGGTCTACTCCCGGGGACAGCTGGAGGGGTTCGCCAAGGGGCTGGGGCGGGATCCCGTCCGGGTGATGGAGGGGGATCCGGGGGTCATGTTCGAGCGGTTCAGGAAGGAGCTGATGGTGGGGGACTACGACGGGCTCTACCTGGCCCTCCCCGCCTACTACACGGGCATATACCTCAACATGGCCTGGTCCCTCAGGGACATGGGGGCGGTGACCTCCGGCTGGGGGGTGTCGTCGGTCAGCGCCGCCCTTGCGGGGCCTAACGGGACCGCCTGGTCGGTGGTCTTTTCCCCGGTGGAGCTGGACATGGGGCATCCTTTCCTCCGGTTCCTCAAGGGCCGCATCGCGGGACTTCCGGTGCTGCCCGCGTTGGACTCCGCCTACGGGGCGGTGAGCATGCTGGCCGACGCCCTCTCTTCGGGAGGCCCGGGTCCCCAGGGGGTCCTCCGGGGGCTCCAGGGTCTCAGGACCGTCAGGGCCCTGAGGGGGGACTACCCGCTGGACGCCGCGGGGGACGCCATGCTGCCCCTTCATAGGGTGATCCTGGAGGATGGGGTCTGGCGGGATAGGGGGGGGGCGGGCCGGTGA
- a CDS encoding HD domain-containing phosphohydrolase: protein MTSFKRLFVRWFGLVVTAGFLLVALQGVYMFQSQLSEWQRRSWIFTENLSSNLVRHLDSELVKASYIASVPYKAETYFPDVELLARLLGDQVDQTFRGYIPTGIALSGMDQLEGLWQVSSVFNPDGHPQFVTVREMEGSRYLIGVRMDPSPLLVTGEMGASPVLAGRDGRVIWADYGPVGRHFAARGWVDAGFLNGSTWGRGRTAQGLPFWARCFEVQNMRLLVTVPERQVLLNAIRGSLIPILMSLAMFLLLFAFYRLWRDQVMPDMGEISDFFRRMEKALAGTRCPEELSNVIDSLSEEMGRKMERCRLEEFHAMLSGVAAAMRVLWTQQEEINAYGEEVAAMNASLTESNEILRKREQIWGQTIQVANLVRSGYQAPDEVARIAETIREMLSAFGVVVDRLEGDTLIPVAYSGYDQGLPPEPVKLDSSLIGRAVREGLIWAEDVSKAEGYLPLHEAVVTEVVMGLSHMGRPVGGLTVSFTERRRRDETLLETLVPVASVLAGFLDASKSRQEIRESYYYLAQKLQEITGIYHNETEEHLSRIGTYASRIAMDLGRTETEAEEIGIFARLHDIGKLKVPHEVLSKPSGLTRDEFELVKRHTVWGAEILGEAEWLAMARRICLTHHEKWDGSGYPFGLAGVQIPWEGRVMALADIYDALRSRRAYKEGMSHEEAVRVILQGDGRTMPEHFAPEVLEWFRQNHLVMDAIFQRFKDRD from the coding sequence GTGACGTCCTTCAAGCGGCTTTTCGTCCGCTGGTTCGGACTGGTGGTCACCGCGGGGTTCCTACTCGTGGCCCTGCAGGGGGTCTACATGTTCCAGTCCCAGCTGTCCGAGTGGCAGAGGCGGTCCTGGATTTTCACCGAGAACCTGAGCTCCAACTTGGTTCGTCACCTGGACTCGGAGCTGGTGAAGGCCTCCTACATCGCCTCCGTACCATACAAGGCGGAGACCTACTTCCCCGATGTGGAGCTCCTGGCACGGCTCCTGGGGGACCAGGTGGACCAGACCTTCCGGGGCTACATCCCGACCGGCATAGCCCTTTCCGGGATGGACCAGCTGGAGGGGCTGTGGCAGGTGTCCAGCGTCTTCAACCCCGATGGGCACCCCCAGTTCGTAACCGTACGGGAGATGGAGGGCTCCCGGTACCTTATCGGCGTCAGGATGGACCCATCCCCCCTCTTGGTTACCGGAGAGATGGGGGCCTCCCCGGTGCTGGCTGGCCGGGACGGGCGGGTCATATGGGCGGACTATGGCCCGGTGGGGCGGCACTTCGCCGCCCGGGGTTGGGTGGATGCGGGTTTCCTTAACGGCTCCACCTGGGGCCGGGGGCGCACCGCCCAGGGGCTCCCCTTCTGGGCCCGGTGCTTCGAGGTGCAGAACATGAGGCTCCTGGTCACGGTTCCGGAGCGGCAAGTGCTGTTGAACGCCATTCGAGGTTCCTTGATCCCCATTCTCATGTCCCTGGCCATGTTCTTATTGCTCTTCGCCTTCTACCGCCTCTGGCGTGACCAGGTCATGCCGGACATGGGTGAGATATCGGACTTCTTCCGCCGGATGGAGAAGGCCCTAGCGGGTACAAGGTGCCCGGAGGAGTTATCCAACGTGATAGATTCCCTGTCGGAGGAGATGGGGAGGAAGATGGAGCGTTGCAGGCTGGAGGAGTTTCATGCCATGTTATCCGGAGTTGCCGCCGCCATGCGGGTCCTCTGGACCCAGCAGGAGGAGATAAACGCCTACGGGGAGGAGGTGGCGGCCATGAACGCCTCCCTCACGGAGTCAAACGAGATCCTGCGGAAGCGGGAGCAGATCTGGGGCCAGACCATTCAGGTGGCCAACCTGGTCCGGTCCGGCTACCAGGCCCCCGACGAGGTGGCCCGCATTGCGGAGACCATAAGGGAGATGCTCTCCGCCTTTGGGGTGGTGGTGGACCGGCTGGAGGGGGACACCCTTATCCCGGTGGCCTACTCGGGCTACGACCAGGGGCTTCCCCCGGAGCCGGTGAAGCTGGATTCCTCCCTCATCGGCCGGGCGGTCCGGGAGGGGCTCATCTGGGCGGAGGACGTCTCCAAGGCGGAGGGGTACCTGCCCCTGCACGAGGCGGTGGTTACCGAGGTGGTCATGGGGCTCTCCCACATGGGGCGGCCGGTGGGGGGCCTCACGGTGAGCTTCACCGAGCGGCGGAGAAGGGACGAGACCCTGTTGGAGACCCTGGTGCCCGTGGCTTCGGTGCTGGCGGGCTTCCTGGACGCCAGCAAGTCCCGGCAGGAGATAAGGGAGTCCTACTACTACCTAGCCCAGAAGCTCCAGGAGATAACCGGCATATACCACAACGAGACGGAGGAGCACTTAAGCCGCATAGGCACCTATGCCTCCCGCATCGCCATGGACCTGGGGCGCACCGAGACGGAGGCGGAGGAGATAGGCATCTTCGCCCGATTGCACGACATAGGCAAGCTCAAGGTGCCCCACGAGGTGCTCTCCAAGCCCTCTGGCCTCACCCGGGACGAGTTCGAACTGGTGAAGCGGCACACCGTATGGGGGGCGGAGATCCTGGGGGAGGCGGAGTGGCTCGCCATGGCCCGGCGCATATGCCTTACCCACCATGAGAAGTGGGATGGGAGCGGATACCCCTTTGGCCTTGCGGGGGTCCAGATCCCCTGGGAGGGCAGGGTCATGGCCCTGGCGGACATATATGACGCCTTGAGGTCCCGGCGGGCCTACAAGGAAGGCATGTCCCACGAGGAGGCGGTCCGGGTGATCCTCCAGGGGGATGGACGCACCATGCCGGAGCACTTCGCCCCGGAGGTGCTGGAGTGGTTCCGGCAGAACCACCTGGTCATGGATGCCATATTTCAGCGCTTCAAGGACAGGGATTGA
- a CDS encoding ABC transporter substrate-binding protein, whose translation MHKRRLVILLAVLLLAALPRFSWAVTVMDDLGRRVTVKGQVRRIVSLYPAHTENLVALGVRDRIVGISQGDDPDLVKGARQLPLRPSPETILSLKPDLVVMRSLQSSMQPQLISQLEGFVPVAVLDPPSFDGLESYVLRLGTLVGRRKEAQAKLKWALGILEESRRRNRGRSLGAVLIVNNRDATTCSPGTWPSRLMEASGLPPAVQGVPTSEGSAVARLGAEGLLAASPKIKVILVQRGPMNPGGLEDFLRDQRFAPMEAVRRGSVFQVDERDVSRPSLMRLQRGLNLLSSIREGAK comes from the coding sequence ATGCATAAAAGAAGACTGGTAATCCTCCTTGCGGTGCTCCTGTTGGCGGCGTTGCCCCGCTTTTCCTGGGCTGTTACGGTGATGGACGACCTGGGGCGCCGGGTTACGGTCAAGGGTCAGGTCCGGCGGATCGTGTCCCTCTACCCGGCCCACACGGAGAACCTGGTGGCCCTTGGGGTCCGGGACCGGATCGTGGGGATCTCCCAGGGGGACGATCCGGATCTGGTAAAGGGGGCCCGGCAGCTACCCTTGAGGCCCTCGCCGGAGACCATACTGTCCCTCAAGCCGGACCTGGTGGTCATGCGGTCCCTGCAGTCCTCCATGCAGCCCCAGCTCATATCCCAGCTTGAGGGGTTCGTGCCGGTGGCGGTGCTGGACCCCCCGTCCTTCGATGGGCTGGAGTCCTACGTGCTTCGCCTGGGCACCCTGGTGGGCCGCCGCAAGGAGGCCCAGGCGAAGCTCAAGTGGGCCCTGGGTATCCTGGAGGAGAGCCGGCGGCGGAACCGAGGCCGGTCCCTGGGGGCGGTCCTCATAGTCAACAATCGGGACGCGACCACCTGTAGCCCCGGCACCTGGCCCAGCCGCCTGATGGAGGCCTCGGGACTTCCCCCGGCGGTCCAGGGGGTCCCCACCTCGGAGGGGAGCGCGGTGGCCCGGCTGGGGGCGGAGGGGCTACTGGCCGCCTCCCCCAAAATCAAGGTGATCCTGGTCCAGCGGGGCCCCATGAACCCCGGGGGCCTGGAGGACTTCCTCCGGGACCAGCGCTTCGCCCCCATGGAGGCGGTGCGCCGGGGTAGCGTCTTCCAGGTGGACGAGCGGGACGTGTCCCGGCCGAGCCTCATGAGGCTCCAGCGGGGCCTCAACCTCCTCTCCTCCATCCGGGAGGGGGCCAAGTGA